From Microbacterium sp. LWH11-1.2, one genomic window encodes:
- a CDS encoding FtsQ-type POTRA domain-containing protein: MRRPAPLPTAPEGKGQKDAASEAETRPRRRERAEAAAVVDIESGQPAAPADEAPQPTSTGDVWRAARARRKALRAEIRRFTQRSRRRRIIWLSSIGAVLLLIGGSVAAAYSPLFAVEKITVAGATTLDPAVIEAALADQIGTPLALVDTSEVKAALLAFPLIETYALEAKPPHDLTVRIVERTPVGVIRSDAGYTLVDAAGVALATTSDQPAGQPIIEVEGGVDSTAFESAGLVVRSLPAGIRGALTGVSASTADDVTLTLSTGLTVVWGSAEESGLKALTLSAALNANPGATSIDVTSPKVAVVG, from the coding sequence ATGCGCCGGCCCGCACCGCTTCCGACCGCCCCGGAGGGCAAGGGGCAGAAGGATGCCGCGTCGGAAGCGGAGACCCGCCCGCGCCGCCGTGAGCGTGCCGAGGCGGCAGCCGTCGTCGACATCGAGTCGGGACAGCCGGCGGCGCCCGCCGACGAGGCGCCGCAGCCGACCTCTACCGGGGACGTGTGGCGTGCCGCGCGGGCGCGGCGCAAGGCGCTCCGCGCGGAGATCCGCCGGTTCACCCAGCGCTCTCGCCGGCGGAGGATCATCTGGCTCAGCAGCATCGGCGCCGTCCTCCTGCTGATCGGGGGGAGCGTCGCCGCGGCGTACAGTCCGCTCTTCGCCGTCGAGAAGATCACGGTGGCCGGGGCCACGACGCTCGACCCCGCGGTGATCGAGGCGGCCCTCGCCGACCAGATCGGCACCCCGCTGGCGCTGGTCGACACGAGCGAGGTGAAGGCGGCGCTGCTCGCGTTCCCGCTCATCGAGACCTACGCACTCGAGGCGAAGCCGCCGCATGATCTGACCGTGCGCATCGTGGAGCGCACACCGGTGGGCGTCATCCGCTCGGATGCGGGATATACGCTCGTGGATGCCGCCGGCGTCGCACTCGCCACCACGTCGGATCAGCCCGCGGGGCAGCCGATCATCGAGGTCGAGGGCGGTGTCGACTCGACGGCGTTCGAGAGCGCCGGGCTGGTCGTCCGATCGCTTCCGGCAGGCATCAGGGGCGCGCTCACCGGCGTGAGCGCCTCGACGGCCGACGACGTGACGCTGACCCTCAGCACCGGCCTGACGGTCGTGTGGGGGAGCGCGGAGGAGTCCGGGCTGAAGGCGCTCACGCTCTCTGCCGCGCTGAACGCGAACCCCGGCGCGACGTCGATCGACGTCACTTCGCCGAAGGTCGCGGTCGTCGGCTGA
- a CDS encoding sigma-70 family RNA polymerase sigma factor: MSTDSEIIQRSLDQPSAFAQLFDRHARVVNAFATYRIGRHAAEDVLSETFLVAFRRRADFDRDVESAVPWLLGIASRLIRRHRAVEAKHWRSFAAAVSGEEHSSEGGVDDAMTRIDAEREVAGLRARIAALAPRDRETLLLYAWQGLSYDEVATALGVPVGTVRSRLNRVRKRLDPVRRAHARRQTEIQTETQTDRAAGSIR, from the coding sequence GTGAGCACAGACAGCGAGATCATCCAACGGTCTCTGGACCAACCATCAGCCTTCGCCCAGCTGTTCGATCGACATGCGCGCGTGGTCAACGCCTTCGCGACGTACCGGATCGGCCGGCATGCGGCGGAGGACGTCCTGAGCGAGACGTTCCTCGTGGCGTTCCGACGTCGCGCGGACTTCGATCGTGACGTCGAGTCGGCCGTGCCCTGGCTGCTCGGCATCGCCTCCCGCCTCATCCGCCGACACCGCGCAGTGGAGGCCAAGCACTGGCGTTCGTTCGCGGCGGCCGTCTCGGGTGAGGAGCATTCCTCCGAGGGAGGTGTCGACGACGCGATGACGCGGATCGACGCGGAGCGCGAGGTCGCAGGGCTCAGAGCACGTATCGCCGCGCTCGCGCCGAGGGATCGGGAGACGCTCCTGCTCTACGCATGGCAGGGGTTGTCCTACGACGAGGTGGCGACAGCGCTCGGCGTCCCGGTCGGGACCGTCCGTTCGCGGTTGAACCGCGTGCGGAAGCGCCTGGACCCCGTTCGCAGGGCGCATGCGAGGCGACAGACAGAGATACAGACAGAGACGCAGACAGACCGAGCAGCAGGGAGCATCCGATGA
- a CDS encoding RluA family pseudouridine synthase gives MESRSLPVPDGMDGERVDAALARMLGFSRTFAADVASAGGVQLDGVVLDKSDRLRGGAWLEVEWQPKEAPRIIPIAVPELGIVYDDDDIVVVDKPSGVAAHPSVGWEGPTVIGALAAAGFRIATSGAAERQGVVHRLDVGTSGLMVVAKTEAAYTALKHAFKERTVEKIYHAVVQGHPDPLAGTIDAPIGRHPNHSWKFAVVPDGKPSVTHYETLEAFPGASLLEIHLETGRTHQIRVHMAAHRHPCVGDPLYGADPTLSARLGLTRQWLHAHQLAFTHPATGEWVQFASPYPADFQHALDVLRGE, from the coding sequence GTGGAGTCGCGGTCCCTTCCCGTCCCCGACGGCATGGACGGCGAGCGCGTCGACGCGGCGCTCGCGCGCATGCTCGGCTTCTCCCGCACCTTCGCCGCCGATGTGGCGTCCGCGGGGGGAGTGCAGCTCGACGGCGTCGTCCTGGACAAGTCGGATCGTCTGCGAGGCGGCGCCTGGCTCGAGGTCGAGTGGCAGCCCAAGGAGGCGCCGAGGATCATCCCGATCGCCGTCCCCGAGTTGGGCATCGTCTACGACGATGACGACATCGTCGTGGTCGACAAGCCCTCGGGCGTCGCAGCTCACCCGTCGGTCGGGTGGGAGGGGCCCACGGTCATCGGCGCCCTCGCCGCGGCGGGATTCCGCATCGCGACCAGCGGTGCGGCCGAGCGTCAGGGGGTCGTGCACCGTCTCGACGTGGGAACCAGCGGCCTGATGGTGGTCGCCAAGACCGAGGCCGCGTACACGGCTCTCAAGCACGCGTTCAAGGAGCGTACGGTCGAGAAGATCTACCACGCCGTCGTGCAGGGGCATCCGGATCCGCTCGCCGGCACGATCGACGCTCCGATCGGTCGCCATCCGAACCACTCGTGGAAGTTCGCCGTCGTCCCGGACGGGAAGCCCTCCGTGACGCACTACGAGACCCTGGAGGCGTTCCCGGGGGCCTCGCTCCTCGAGATCCATCTGGAGACCGGGCGCACCCATCAGATCCGCGTGCACATGGCGGCGCACCGGCATCCGTGCGTCGGCGACCCGCTCTACGGCGCCGACCCGACGCTGTCCGCCAGGCTCGGCCTGACGCGGCAGTGGCTGCACGCACACCAGCTGGCCTTCACCCACCCGGCGACGGGGGAGTGGGTGCAGTTCGCGTCGCCGTATCCCGCGGACTTCCAGCACGCGCTCGATGTGCTCCGCGGAGAGTAG
- a CDS encoding GNAT family N-acetyltransferase: MSIEVRPATVFDDVATLVGPKKPTSNVCFCLSYRIGSKENVALKGNARADRVRELCHQDPPPGVIAYLDDEPVGWAALHPRSETSFARNRLIPHIDDLDVWSLWCFRVRPGHRRQGISHALIEGAVAYAKKRGAPAIEGYPVDNRGEKVNLTMAYVGTRSLFEDAGFTKAADTDSVLDGFPRVLMRLDLTASKKSSKKT, translated from the coding sequence ATGAGCATCGAGGTGCGTCCGGCGACCGTGTTCGACGACGTCGCGACGCTGGTGGGGCCGAAGAAGCCGACGTCGAACGTCTGCTTCTGTCTGAGCTATCGCATCGGCAGCAAGGAGAACGTCGCGCTGAAAGGAAATGCGCGCGCCGACCGGGTGCGGGAGCTGTGCCATCAGGATCCGCCGCCGGGCGTGATCGCCTACCTCGACGACGAGCCGGTCGGCTGGGCGGCCCTGCATCCGCGGAGTGAGACGAGCTTCGCGCGCAATCGGCTCATCCCGCACATCGACGACCTCGACGTGTGGTCGCTGTGGTGCTTCCGGGTTCGGCCTGGGCACCGCAGACAGGGCATCTCGCACGCGCTGATCGAGGGCGCCGTCGCCTACGCGAAGAAGCGCGGGGCCCCTGCGATCGAGGGATATCCCGTCGACAACCGCGGCGAGAAGGTGAACCTCACGATGGCGTACGTCGGCACGAGGAGCCTGTTCGAAGACGCCGGATTCACGAAGGCGGCCGACACGGACTCGGTCCTCGACGGCTTCCCGCGCGTGCTCATGCGCCTCGATCTGACGGCATCGAAGAAGTCGTCGAAGAAAACGTGA
- the lspA gene encoding signal peptidase II has translation MSGRRPLRRSAAGAIVAILAAVVLAADQFVKYLTIEHLPLHEVVPVLGEFLQLYYIRNSGAAFSLGSGVTWIFTIALSVVAVVIIWKAFDVRSRWWAVVLGALLGGVLGNLTDRLFREPGFGNGHVVDMISMPWMMPAIFNVADIFIVTGMISVALLVVLGLRFDGTRERDHAPVETEEEAEAAAVAAEDQEMLDDADAVADADSASVAGEVASAEDSSPSDGR, from the coding sequence TTGTCAGGACGTCGTCCCCTTCGTCGGTCGGCGGCCGGTGCGATCGTTGCGATTCTCGCAGCGGTCGTACTGGCCGCCGATCAGTTTGTGAAGTACCTCACCATCGAGCACCTCCCTCTCCATGAGGTCGTGCCCGTGCTCGGGGAGTTCCTTCAGCTGTATTACATCCGCAATTCGGGCGCGGCCTTCTCGCTCGGCAGCGGAGTGACCTGGATCTTCACCATCGCTCTGAGCGTGGTCGCCGTGGTCATCATCTGGAAGGCGTTCGACGTCCGCTCCCGTTGGTGGGCAGTCGTCCTCGGCGCGCTGCTCGGCGGCGTGCTCGGCAACCTCACCGACCGTCTCTTCCGCGAGCCGGGATTCGGCAACGGTCACGTGGTCGACATGATCTCGATGCCGTGGATGATGCCCGCGATCTTCAACGTCGCGGACATCTTCATCGTGACCGGGATGATCTCGGTCGCGCTGCTCGTCGTGCTCGGTCTGCGTTTCGACGGCACCCGGGAACGGGACCACGCGCCGGTCGAGACAGAAGAGGAGGCCGAGGCCGCCGCTGTCGCCGCCGAGGACCAGGAGATGCTCGACGACGCGGATGCCGTCGCCGACGCGGATTCCGCATCGGTCGCCGGCGAGGTCGCGTCCGCCGAGGATTCGTCGCCGTCGGACGGTCGCTGA
- a CDS encoding DivIVA domain-containing protein, giving the protein MALTPDDVVTKQFQHVRFKDGFDPDEVDDFLDEIVIEWRKALEENVELKAKLAAYESGAAPAAAEPAAAAPVVAEAPAAPVAEVPAEPAPSGSATATAGIIELAQRLHDEHVAEGEAKRNQLIADAEAEVGRIRSEAEAKQREEAARLERERNTLEARITELRNFERDYRSQLRGYIEGQLRDLDEKSASTDSTPVSAIGL; this is encoded by the coding sequence ATGGCACTTACCCCGGATGACGTCGTCACCAAGCAGTTCCAGCACGTCCGCTTCAAGGACGGCTTCGACCCGGACGAGGTGGACGACTTCCTCGACGAGATCGTCATCGAGTGGCGCAAGGCTCTCGAGGAGAACGTCGAGCTGAAGGCCAAGCTGGCCGCCTACGAGTCGGGCGCAGCCCCCGCGGCCGCTGAGCCCGCCGCTGCCGCCCCCGTGGTCGCCGAGGCGCCTGCCGCTCCCGTCGCCGAGGTCCCGGCCGAGCCTGCTCCGTCGGGTTCCGCCACCGCGACGGCCGGCATCATCGAGCTGGCCCAGCGCCTGCACGACGAGCACGTCGCCGAGGGTGAGGCGAAGCGCAACCAGCTGATCGCCGACGCCGAGGCCGAGGTCGGCCGCATCCGCAGCGAGGCCGAGGCCAAGCAGCGCGAAGAGGCCGCACGTCTGGAGCGCGAGCGCAACACGCTCGAGGCCCGGATCACCGAGCTCCGCAACTTCGAGCGCGACTACCGGTCGCAGCTCCGCGGCTACATCGAGGGTCAGCTCCGCGACCTCGACGAGAAGTCGGCCTCCACGGACTCCACGCCGGTCTCCGCGATCGGCCTGTAA
- a CDS encoding UDP-N-acetylglucosamine--N-acetylmuramyl-(pentapeptide) pyrophosphoryl-undecaprenol N-acetylglucosamine transferase: MTSYLLAGGGTAGHVNPLLAVADALRERDADASVLVLGTSEGLESRLVPERGYELLIVDKVPFPRRPNRQAAAFPSRFRRAIAQVRSHIRTHGIDVVVGFGGYASAPAYVAARREGVPFVVHEANAKPGLANVLGARRAAGVGVAFAGTPLRGSEVVGMPLRLEVIALDRTATRDEAAAHFGLDADRPVLLVFGGSLGAQRLNEAMADSWGDVLAAGWQLLHVTGERSEMVDPEVPGYALRRYVDRMDLAFALADLIVSRSGSATVSEVSALGIPALYVPYSVGNGEQRLNAASAVAAGAAQLLDDATFDGDAVRRIVVPLLGDRERIGRMAAAAEKVGTRNGTENVIALIDRALGAA; the protein is encoded by the coding sequence GTGACTTCGTACCTCCTCGCCGGCGGTGGCACCGCCGGCCATGTGAACCCCCTGCTCGCCGTCGCCGATGCGCTGCGGGAGCGGGACGCCGACGCATCGGTCCTCGTCCTCGGAACATCCGAGGGGCTGGAGTCACGGCTCGTCCCTGAGCGCGGCTACGAGCTGCTCATCGTCGACAAGGTCCCCTTCCCGCGTCGACCGAACCGCCAGGCGGCGGCGTTCCCCTCCCGGTTCCGCCGCGCGATCGCCCAGGTGCGCTCCCACATCCGCACGCACGGTATCGATGTCGTCGTCGGCTTCGGCGGGTACGCGTCGGCTCCCGCCTACGTCGCCGCGCGGAGGGAGGGCGTGCCCTTCGTCGTGCACGAGGCCAACGCGAAGCCGGGGCTCGCGAACGTCCTCGGGGCCCGTCGAGCGGCCGGCGTCGGCGTGGCCTTCGCCGGGACTCCGCTCCGCGGCAGCGAGGTCGTCGGGATGCCGCTGCGTCTCGAGGTCATCGCCCTCGACCGCACGGCGACGCGCGACGAGGCTGCGGCGCACTTCGGACTCGATGCCGATCGTCCCGTCCTCCTCGTCTTCGGAGGCTCCCTCGGCGCCCAGCGACTGAACGAGGCGATGGCCGACTCCTGGGGCGACGTGCTCGCGGCGGGATGGCAGCTGCTCCACGTCACCGGTGAGCGCAGCGAGATGGTCGATCCTGAGGTGCCCGGCTACGCCCTGCGGCGCTACGTCGATCGCATGGACCTCGCCTTCGCCCTCGCCGACCTGATCGTGTCGCGGTCCGGATCGGCGACCGTGAGCGAGGTGAGTGCCCTCGGCATCCCCGCGCTGTACGTGCCCTACTCGGTCGGCAACGGCGAGCAGCGCCTCAATGCCGCATCGGCCGTGGCCGCCGGCGCCGCGCAGCTGCTCGATGACGCGACCTTCGACGGCGACGCGGTGCGCCGCATCGTCGTCCCGCTGCTCGGCGACCGCGAGCGCATCGGCCGGATGGCCGCGGCCGCGGAGAAGGTCGGCACCCGCAACGGGACCGAGAACGTGATCGCCCTTATCGATCGTGCGCTCGGCGCCGCCTGA
- a CDS encoding YggS family pyridoxal phosphate-dependent enzyme: protein MTGVTAEDSQQSDLAARLSAIDERIADAARRADRDPAEITRIVVTKFHPASLVTDLQALGVREVGENRQQELSAKQAELSALDVRWHFIGQGQTNKAAAIRRSADVVHSVDRGRLADALHRAAEDDDVLDVLVQVNLTDDAGRGGVAPAEARALAEHVLTLPSLRLRGVMAVAPLDEEPASAFARLRGIADAIREVEPSATWISAGMTGDFVEAIDAGATHLRIGSAITGPRPDRG from the coding sequence GTGACAGGAGTGACGGCCGAGGACAGTCAGCAGTCGGACCTGGCCGCGCGGCTGTCGGCGATCGACGAGCGCATCGCCGACGCCGCGCGCCGGGCCGACCGCGATCCCGCGGAGATCACTCGGATCGTCGTCACGAAGTTCCACCCCGCATCGCTGGTGACGGATCTGCAGGCGCTGGGCGTGCGCGAGGTCGGTGAGAACCGGCAGCAGGAGCTCTCCGCCAAGCAGGCCGAGCTCTCGGCACTGGATGTTCGCTGGCACTTCATCGGCCAGGGGCAGACGAACAAGGCGGCGGCGATCCGACGGAGCGCGGATGTCGTGCACTCGGTCGACCGCGGTCGACTCGCCGATGCGCTGCACCGCGCCGCGGAAGACGACGATGTGCTCGACGTCCTCGTGCAGGTCAATCTGACGGACGACGCGGGGCGAGGCGGTGTCGCCCCGGCCGAGGCCCGCGCTCTGGCTGAGCACGTGCTGACTCTGCCGTCCCTGCGTCTGCGCGGGGTGATGGCGGTGGCACCCCTCGACGAGGAGCCTGCCTCGGCGTTCGCCCGTCTTCGCGGCATCGCCGATGCGATCCGCGAGGTCGAGCCCTCGGCCACCTGGATCTCCGCCGGAATGACGGGTGACTTCGTCGAAGCGATCGACGCGGGCGCGACACACCTGCGGATCGGCTCCGCAATCACCGGACCCCGCCCCGACCGGGGTTAA
- a CDS encoding sigma-70 family RNA polymerase sigma factor encodes MSTDSEIIQRSLGQPRAFAELFDRHARTVGGYAARRLGADAGEDILSETFLVAFARRKSFDTSWDSALPWLYGIASRLIRKHRAREAKHFRSSVESAQREEHISHGDLETTIARLDAEISTRELAPRIAALSAKDRETLLLYAWGDLTYEEVAVALGVPVGTVRSRMNRVRTRLDPARAITRERAMNDKEGAVDGRFRARA; translated from the coding sequence GTGAGCACAGACAGCGAGATCATTCAGCGGTCGCTCGGGCAGCCCCGAGCCTTCGCCGAACTGTTCGATCGGCACGCCAGGACGGTGGGCGGCTATGCCGCCCGCCGTCTCGGGGCCGATGCGGGCGAGGACATCCTCAGTGAGACGTTCCTGGTCGCGTTCGCACGACGGAAGTCGTTCGACACTTCCTGGGACTCGGCGCTTCCCTGGTTGTACGGGATAGCTTCGCGACTGATCAGGAAGCATCGGGCCCGAGAGGCCAAGCACTTCCGGTCGAGCGTCGAGTCCGCGCAGCGCGAGGAGCACATCTCCCACGGAGACCTCGAGACGACGATCGCGCGTCTCGACGCCGAGATATCCACCCGCGAGCTGGCGCCGCGGATCGCGGCCCTCTCGGCCAAGGACCGGGAGACCCTCCTGCTCTACGCCTGGGGAGACCTGACCTATGAAGAGGTCGCCGTCGCCCTGGGCGTCCCCGTCGGGACCGTCCGGTCCCGGATGAACCGCGTTCGGACGCGGTTGGATCCGGCCAGGGCGATCACCCGAGAACGAGCAATGAATGACAAGGAAGGAGCGGTCGATGGACGTTTTCGAGCGCGTGCGTGA
- the sepF gene encoding cell division protein SepF — MGNPLKKTMVYLGLADEEEVYEEETQAPARAHRERDRDRDRDREESAPAPVTPLRRPVAVRQPAAGTVNEILTVHPKQYRDAQLIAESFREGVPVIINLSQMSDADARRLIDFASGLSLGLYGRIERVTSKVFLLSPENIAVSGQGGIAHADAESAGFDQS; from the coding sequence ATGGGTAACCCGCTGAAGAAGACCATGGTGTATCTCGGCCTCGCCGACGAGGAAGAGGTCTACGAGGAGGAGACGCAGGCTCCGGCCCGCGCCCACCGCGAACGTGACCGCGACCGCGATCGTGACCGCGAGGAGTCGGCTCCGGCTCCCGTCACGCCGCTGCGCCGCCCGGTCGCCGTCCGTCAGCCTGCTGCCGGCACGGTGAACGAGATCCTCACGGTGCACCCGAAGCAGTACCGCGACGCTCAGCTGATCGCGGAGAGCTTCCGTGAGGGTGTCCCGGTCATCATCAACCTCTCGCAGATGAGCGACGCCGACGCGCGTCGTCTGATCGATTTCGCCAGCGGCCTCTCGCTCGGGCTCTACGGCCGCATCGAGCGCGTGACCTCGAAGGTCTTCCTGCTCTCGCCGGAGAACATCGCGGTCTCGGGCCAAGGGGGAATCGCGCACGCGGACGCCGAGTCCGCGGGCTTCGACCAGTCGTAG
- a CDS encoding YggT family protein — protein sequence MELVSVVARIVHLVLLLYIFVLFARLILDYIPMFNREWRPKGFGLVVAEAAYTVTDPPIRFFRRIIPPLRIGSLSLDFGFALTMLIVLVLMNIVGLFI from the coding sequence GTGGAGCTGGTCTCCGTCGTCGCCAGGATCGTCCATCTGGTGCTGCTGCTCTACATCTTCGTGCTCTTCGCGAGGCTGATCCTGGACTACATCCCGATGTTCAATCGGGAGTGGCGTCCGAAGGGATTCGGGCTCGTCGTCGCAGAGGCCGCCTACACGGTGACCGATCCGCCCATCCGGTTCTTCCGGCGGATCATCCCCCCGTTGCGGATCGGCTCGCTGTCGCTGGACTTCGGGTTCGCACTGACGATGCTCATCGTCCTGGTGCTCATGAACATCGTGGGATTGTTCATCTGA
- the murC gene encoding UDP-N-acetylmuramate--L-alanine ligase, translating to MIRPDLSLPIPETITSAHFIGIGGSGMSGLARMFLDAGIRVSGTDRADSDNLRALAAAGATVHVGHDAAYLGDADTVVHTGAIWPENPEFVTAKERGLHVIHRSQALHWLIGSRRLVSVAGAHGKTTSTGMIVTALRELGTDPHFVNGGVIEQLGTSSATGTGDLFVIEADESDGTFLLYDTAVALITNVDPDHLDHYGSDEAFHDAFVRFADAASEAVVISSDDPGALRVSAGLSHDNVITFGQAEGADLRVTDIVAAGPVAATLTHEGESARMQLAVPGVHNAINAAGAVAVLRALGHPLADAVRAVEGFAGTVRRLEQHGVERGVTVYDDYSHHPTEVRAALEAMRSISGSGRIIAIQQPHTYSRTQHMYQEFADVLEEFADHTVMLDVYGAREDPVPGVTGALVSDAFRDQGHVHYVADWQQAADYTATVARDGDFVITLGCGNVYQIIPQVLESLRRTDEA from the coding sequence ATGATCAGACCCGACCTCTCCCTCCCGATCCCCGAGACGATCACCTCCGCGCACTTCATCGGCATCGGCGGCTCCGGCATGAGCGGCCTCGCGAGGATGTTCCTCGACGCCGGCATCCGCGTCTCCGGCACCGACCGCGCCGACAGCGACAACCTGCGCGCCCTCGCGGCTGCCGGCGCCACCGTGCACGTCGGCCACGACGCGGCGTATCTCGGCGACGCCGACACGGTCGTGCACACGGGCGCGATCTGGCCCGAGAACCCCGAGTTCGTCACGGCCAAGGAGCGCGGGCTGCACGTCATCCACCGCTCCCAGGCGCTGCACTGGCTGATCGGATCCCGCCGCCTCGTCTCGGTCGCCGGAGCCCACGGCAAGACCACGTCGACCGGCATGATCGTCACGGCTCTGCGCGAGCTCGGCACCGACCCGCACTTCGTGAACGGCGGCGTGATCGAGCAGCTCGGCACATCGAGCGCGACCGGCACGGGCGACTTGTTCGTGATCGAGGCCGACGAGTCGGACGGCACCTTCCTGCTGTACGACACGGCGGTCGCGCTGATCACCAACGTCGATCCCGACCACCTGGACCACTACGGCTCGGACGAGGCGTTCCACGACGCGTTCGTGCGATTCGCGGATGCCGCCTCCGAGGCGGTCGTGATCTCGAGCGACGACCCCGGGGCGCTGCGCGTCAGCGCGGGGCTCTCGCACGACAACGTCATCACCTTCGGCCAGGCCGAGGGAGCCGATCTCCGCGTCACCGACATCGTCGCCGCAGGTCCCGTCGCCGCGACGCTGACGCACGAGGGGGAGAGCGCGCGCATGCAGCTCGCCGTCCCCGGCGTGCACAACGCGATCAACGCGGCAGGAGCCGTCGCGGTGCTGCGTGCGCTGGGCCACCCGCTGGCCGACGCGGTGCGCGCCGTCGAGGGCTTCGCCGGCACCGTGCGCCGACTCGAGCAGCACGGCGTCGAGCGCGGGGTCACCGTGTATGACGACTACTCGCACCATCCCACCGAGGTCCGCGCGGCGCTCGAGGCCATGCGGAGCATCTCGGGCTCCGGCCGGATCATCGCGATCCAGCAGCCGCACACCTATTCGCGCACGCAGCACATGTACCAGGAGTTCGCCGACGTCCTCGAGGAGTTCGCAGACCACACGGTGATGCTCGACGTCTACGGAGCCCGTGAGGATCCGGTTCCCGGGGTCACCGGTGCGCTGGTCAGCGACGCGTTCCGCGACCAGGGGCACGTGCACTACGTCGCCGACTGGCAGCAGGCCGCGGACTACACGGCCACCGTGGCTCGGGACGGGGATTTCGTTATCACGCTCGGGTGCGGGAACGTCTACCAGATCATCCCGCAGGTGCTGGAGTCGCTCCGCCGGACCGACGAGGCGTAG
- the ftsZ gene encoding cell division protein FtsZ codes for MSQNQNYLAVIKVVGVGGGGVNAVNRMIDLGLRGVEFIAVNTDAQALLMSDADVKLDVGRELTRGLGAGADPEVGRRAAEDHAEEIEQALTGADMVFVTAGEGGGTGTGGAPVVARIAKSIGALTIGVVTKPFSFEGRRRQSQAEAGVAKLKEEVDTLIVVPNDRLLEISDRGISMIEAFATADQVLLAGVQGITDLITTPGLINLDFADVKSVMQGAGSALMGIGSARGADRAIKAAELAVESPLLEASIEGAHGVLLSIQGGSNLGIFEIHDAADLVKEAAHPEANIIFGTVIDDTLGDEVRVTVIAAGFDGGEPSLRLDPMVVSRPATTTLPEVALTETEEPAKAETAEPAPVQQRVPATSIEPAFADDDIDIPEFLK; via the coding sequence ATGAGCCAGAACCAGAACTACCTCGCCGTGATCAAGGTCGTCGGCGTCGGCGGTGGCGGCGTCAACGCCGTGAACCGTATGATCGACCTCGGCCTTCGCGGAGTCGAGTTCATCGCCGTGAACACCGACGCCCAGGCGCTGCTGATGAGCGACGCCGACGTCAAGCTCGACGTGGGCCGCGAGCTCACCCGCGGACTCGGAGCCGGAGCAGACCCCGAGGTGGGTCGTCGTGCCGCCGAGGACCACGCCGAGGAGATCGAGCAGGCGCTGACCGGGGCCGACATGGTCTTCGTCACCGCCGGCGAGGGCGGTGGCACCGGAACCGGTGGCGCTCCCGTCGTCGCGCGCATCGCGAAGTCGATCGGCGCCCTCACGATCGGTGTCGTCACCAAGCCGTTCTCCTTCGAGGGCCGCCGCCGGCAGAGCCAGGCCGAGGCCGGCGTCGCGAAGCTCAAGGAAGAGGTCGACACCCTCATCGTGGTGCCGAACGACCGTCTTCTCGAGATCAGCGACCGCGGCATCTCGATGATCGAGGCCTTCGCGACCGCCGACCAGGTGCTCCTCGCCGGTGTGCAGGGGATCACCGACCTGATCACGACCCCCGGACTCATCAACCTCGACTTCGCCGACGTGAAGTCGGTCATGCAGGGTGCGGGATCCGCCCTCATGGGCATCGGATCCGCGCGCGGCGCCGACCGGGCGATCAAGGCCGCCGAGCTGGCGGTCGAGTCGCCGCTGCTCGAGGCCAGCATCGAGGGCGCGCACGGCGTGCTCCTCTCGATCCAGGGTGGATCGAACCTCGGCATCTTCGAGATCCATGACGCCGCGGACCTCGTCAAGGAGGCCGCGCACCCCGAGGCCAACATCATCTTCGGTACGGTCATCGACGACACGCTCGGCGACGAGGTGCGCGTGACGGTGATCGCCGCCGGGTTCGACGGGGGAGAGCCGTCGCTGCGGCTCGACCCGATGGTCGTGTCCCGTCCCGCCACCACGACGCTGCCCGAGGTCGCGCTCACCGAGACCGAGGAGCCGGCGAAGGCCGAGACCGCTGAGCCTGCTCCCGTGCAGCAGCGTGTGCCGGCCACGAGCATCGAGCCGGCGTTCGCGGATGACGACATCGACATCCCCGAATTCCTGAAGTGA